In Labrus mixtus chromosome 22, fLabMix1.1, whole genome shotgun sequence, the genomic window GCAGGGTCCAGAATGTGGTGTTACACACGTTTACATTATCTATGTGTGCCTTGCTTCTGAATCAACACAtctgtccttctttttcttttgtttgttccaCAGTGATGTGGACCAGCACTTACCAGCCCCTCAGAGGAGAAGAGCCTCCaagacctttgacctctgcaaAGAATGCAAGTGAGTGTGCAAACACCATCACTGCTTCATGACTGCCATCAGATGAAGGGATTACTCACCtggttgtgtatgtgtatcttagtttgaatgtttttgttttttcacagtaATACGATCATAAAAGTAATGCAGAATTACTCCCAAGCCTGGAAGAAGCAGGAGGACAATTTTAAAAAGTTcaggtaaaacaaaaaggtcGTCTTGGTTTTgaactttaaggggaaaaaataaaagaaggtaAGAATTACGTACTTTTAAGTTCCATGATGCTGGGTGGTAAAGGAGGTCAAAAGGGTAATAAAACCCAACATAGTGCCTAATAAGATGGCCAAGTGTGATTAAAAGGttaaacagaatgaaacatgaatcacaTTATAGAACTATTACCAGTGTTTGGGCCTGttccaaaaaaaatgcaacacaacTTTTGGGTTTTGGTGCACAACAGCATGCAGCtggtgacttaaaaaaaaaaccaaagaaaatataGTTATTTTTATCCATGCCCCTCAGAAAACCTGAGTCTGCCTGTGCagatcaacaaacacaacttgGTTACAGCTTAGTCCATTTACATTGTGATAGGAGCCCACAATATACACAATGGGTCAAATAAGGATCATCAAAGGTTCCTCCACAGAATGAGAGTTAGTCACTTTTTAtaagaaagaggggagggggagatgtACAGTCTTCTAAAATCCCTCTTTGGGCCTTTTCCATGTAACTTTACTAGCTGGGTAAGTAAAGAGATAAGTGAAGACAGAAATATCAATCACACAATCAAGGTTAAGATACAACCCAATAATTTGAATGgctaaaaaaagactttactctTTGCATGTTTTACTCGAGGACAAGCTCAGAAAAGATGAGTCAGAGTGCCCTCGTCTGATTGTCACATATTGAGTCTGTCCTCGAAAAATGAATGTGATTCATGACCTTAAACTGTAAACATTGAATGTTTGAACAAAATTAGAATCTGTGCAGGATCAGAATAGTTTCCTCTTTAGACAGATAGAaagaagaacagctgaagaaGTGGGAAAGAGAAGTGGAAATACATGTGGAGTGAAGTTGAGGAACTTCTCTGTGAATGTTAAACACTTGGTCTAAATATAACACACATTaaaatcatgtgtgtgttgataaaaCAGAGAGGACTTTGCCTGAAACACACATGACTGCCCTTAATGTTTAtttgctcttttaaaaaaaaaaaaaaactaaacaaacatttgaggGAGCATCAAAACATCAGAGTCACTTGTACATGGTTTAACAAAGTCCTTGTGGTTCCCTAGATCTCAGCTGAGCAACAACAGCAGTGGTTTTGACAATGCCATCCTTACCCAGGCCAACACTCCAGTGGGATCAAAGCTCGTTTATAATTGGGGAAAGAGCAGCTTCCAGGTGTCTCCGGAGGTTTTTAACACCTTTACAAAGGTATTTTGTTTGGTACTCATGAATATAACCAACACATCCACAATATCTGCTACTTGTTTGGCATTGTGATTGTTCCTGTAATGTCTGACTAAAAGATTACACATTAATTAAAcgaaacattaaataaatacaaaaaacaacttagCATACACTTCACATGTGTATTTACACAAGTAATATGTTGGTAGACTCGGGATGCCTCGAGCTAGCTGGAGGGTTCACAGAGCTCCTTTGCTAATACAATCCCTGTCCTTTGAGCCAGACATTGGGCATAGCCAGCTGATAGTACCGCTAGCCGCGTGGCTAACTATGTGACACTTAGCAGCTCTTAACTTAAGCTTTCATACTCTCTACGCCGCATGCATGGCTCTggatacacaaacaaaatgtgtacTTTGTTATGCTGCAACTGGAAACAGGTTGACAACAAGGTTGAACTATTAATCCACATGAATCCATCTGAATTTCTTATACAAAATACTAAAccaaagtattttttaattaagtgtAAACGTATGAGGTATTTGAAACTCAACTCTTTCCACAAATAAATTGGAAGTGAGGAACTCTTTTCAATCCAAATCTCAGGAAATGTTCCCCCAACCGCTTACAGCATGTATGTACACAAATTAACAACTGTGTCATCAGCAAGTTTAAAGCTGCCAGTATACTTCACAACAAAGTGATATACTGCTGAATTTatccattaaaaacaagtgtgacGCCCAAGTAGATGTTGGAAATTAAAACCTGAAGACTTCCAGGAGCACTCATATTTCAGCTGGCAACCTCTTTTAGGGGTGTCTGCTGCAGGGCATTTCCAAGAGGGAAACATTTGCAAATGAGACCCAGCAGTAAATTTGATCTACTGTATTATATCATCAGTATAATTATCATTATGTGGTAATACATAACCATTGATTACAATTCCAGGAGCATCctttctcaaataaaacatgggACACGTGTTCTGTTGTTGGGAACGGAGGAATCCTGACTGACAGCAGCTGTGGAGAGAGAATTGATTCAGCTCAGTTTGTCATGAGGTGAGAAAGGTGTCCATTGTGGTGACAATGTCAACTCACAGTGTCAAAAATCATTTATGTTGAGATTCCACAAAAAAgatctctgactttttttttcttgcttcttCAGGTGCAACCTTCCTCCTTTGGGAAATGGTTATGAGAAGCATGTCGGTGTCAAAACGGACCTTGTGACAGCGAACCCAAGCATCCTCAAGGAGAAGTGAGCAAGAGGCTGGATTTCACTTCACTGTCATTACAGAGTTCTTTTGTCTTGTTGATTTATATCTGCTGTTGTGTCTCCAGGTATGAGTCTCTGATGAAGCGTCGTCGTCCGTTTGTGGAAAGTCTGCATATTTATGACAACTCCTTGCTAGTCTTTCCCTTCTCTCGTGGAAACACTCCTGTATGTCTGCGGGCCATCTACAGTGTTGAGGACTTTGGAAGCCCCATTA contains:
- the LOC132956455 gene encoding alpha-2,8-sialyltransferase 8E-like, with translation MKLKSLFSPVMTLLCLLSLLMWYLLESDVDQHLPAPQRRRASKTFDLCKECNNTIIKVMQNYSQAWKKQEDNFKKFRSQLSNNSSGFDNAILTQANTPVGSKLVYNWGKSSFQVSPEVFNTFTKEHPFSNKTWDTCSVVGNGGILTDSSCGERIDSAQFVMRCNLPPLGNGYEKHVGVKTDLVTANPSILKEKYESLMKRRRPFVESLHIYDNSLLVFPFSRGNTPVCLRAIYSVEDFGSPIRPVFLNPEYQIRLGAFWSVQGLGSALMSTGLVMTSIALEVCENVHLYGFWPFDNHPYGLYDLTHHYYDDRKAKRFHAMPKEFGLLMQLHRKGVLKLHLGDCQRL